The sequence below is a genomic window from Poseidonibacter antarcticus.
AAACCTTCAGCTACTTTCCCATAATCAACTGGACCAAACTCTGTTGTCATTGGTTCATCTACATCATCAAGTAAAATAGCTTCACCTCTAATCCAACCAAAAGTGTCATTTCTAGTCAAAATAACTGTGACATTTTTCTCTGATCTTTTAATAGTTTCCATATCACCTATTACAAATCCAAAAGAACCATCTCCTGTAAATGAGATGATAGGTGCATTTTCTTTTTCACTTGCATATGAAGCACCAATTGCTGCAGGAACTGAATACCCTAACGCACCCATAGAATAGTTTGTTAAATATCTTCTTCCTGGTTTATTAAATGTTAATAAAGCAGATGGATAAATAGCACTAACTCCTGGTTCTGCAGTAATTATTGCATTATCAGGCATGATTTTATCTAGAGCTTGAGAAAGTTTTACTGGATTAGTAACACCTTCTGGCATTTTAATGTTTGAATTAAAGACAGCATCTAAAGCAGCTTTTTTAATTGGATTTAAATCTATTTTTGTTCTTTCTAACTTAGGGTAATCACTTTTGATAATTTCTATCATATACTCTAAACTAGCTCTTGCATCACCAACTAGTGATATTTTTGTAGGAAAATTATTCCCAACATGAGCTTCTGCAATGTCTAAATGAATAAATGTTTTAGATTTTGGATCACCATATAATTTCCAAGCATCAGTAGAACAAGAATCTGTATTTGTTCCAATAAAAAATACTGTATCAGCACTTGATACATAGTTATTAGAATATTCCATTCCACCTCTAGCACCAATTACTCTTAAAGCTAATGGATGATTTTCTGGAATTGTTCCCTTTCCTGGAGTTGTTGTTCCCACTGGAATTTGTAACAGTTCCGCTAATTCTAAAAGCTCTTCTGACGCTTTTGAAATTAATCCACCTTGTCCACAAACAATAACTGGGTTTGTTGCTTCTAATAATAATTTAATTGTCTCTCTAATTTTTTTATGATCAGCAACTGGTCTATGTGCTGGATAAGAAGAGTATTCTTCTTCCGCATATAAATCATCAATTTCAGCTTCATCATGAAAAATATTAATAGGTACTCTAATATGTACAGGGGCTGGTCTTCCTGAAGTTGCAACTCTGAAAGCTCTTCTTAAAAGAAAAGGAATATCTTTAACATTAGTTAAAACAAAAGACTCTTTTGAGATACTTTCATACAAAGCTGTTTGATCAATTCCCGTTAAACCATGTTTTTTATCTTGGTTAATTGGAATATCAGAAGAAAAATAAATAATTGGAACAGAACTTAAATATGCTTCAGTAATCCCAGGAGTACAGTGAGTAACACCAGGACTTGGAGCTTCTAAAACACAAGGCTTCCCTGTAACTTTTGCATAAGCTTCTGCTGCATAAGAAGCTGTTCTTTCGTCTCTTGTTAATACATATTTAATATTTGATTCTTCTCTCCAATGTTTATACCATCCAATAGTAGTTTCACCTGGAAGTCCAAAAACATGTTCAACACCATGAAGTTCTAACATTCTTAATATAACTTGTGCGCCATTTAAT
It includes:
- a CDS encoding thiamine pyrophosphate-binding protein — encoded protein: MKLNGAQVILRMLELHGVEHVFGLPGETTIGWYKHWREESNIKYVLTRDERTASYAAEAYAKVTGKPCVLEAPSPGVTHCTPGITEAYLSSVPIIYFSSDIPINQDKKHGLTGIDQTALYESISKESFVLTNVKDIPFLLRRAFRVATSGRPAPVHIRVPINIFHDEAEIDDLYAEEEYSSYPAHRPVADHKKIRETIKLLLEATNPVIVCGQGGLISKASEELLELAELLQIPVGTTTPGKGTIPENHPLALRVIGARGGMEYSNNYVSSADTVFFIGTNTDSCSTDAWKLYGDPKSKTFIHLDIAEAHVGNNFPTKISLVGDARASLEYMIEIIKSDYPKLERTKIDLNPIKKAALDAVFNSNIKMPEGVTNPVKLSQALDKIMPDNAIITAEPGVSAIYPSALLTFNKPGRRYLTNYSMGALGYSVPAAIGASYASEKENAPIISFTGDGSFGFVIGDMETIKRSEKNVTVILTRNDTFGWIRGEAILLDDVDEPMTTEFGPVDYGKVAEGFGFEVDRITTEDEIEEILQKAINHQGASFIEIIVPSQDKIVPFVPVWVAAAKAKNIPYFY